Below is a window of Clostridiales bacterium DNA.
TTGAGCAGGACGTTTTCGATGACCTGAGTATGATCTCCTGTGTCGAGAAACGGAAGATTCCCGGCGCTCCGGCGCCCGAGATGGTGCAGCGTTCGATTGACTCCGCGCGGGCAAAACTGAAGGAATAAACGGTCTGAAAACAGGCCGAAAATTCATGCTGGACAAACATGAGGGGCTTTGATATAATACCCGTTGCTGGTTGTGCCGATGTGGCTCAGTTGGTAGAGCAGCCGATTCGTAATCAGCAGGTCAGGGGTTCGAGTCCCCTCATCGGCTCCAGTGACGAGGTGTAGCGCAGTTTGGTAGCGCGTTTGGTTCGGGACCAAAAGGCCGCGGGTTCGAATCCCGCCACTTCGACTCCCCGGGACATTGTAAATCAATGCTCCCGGGGTTTTGCTTTTCCTGCTGGTTTTCCGCTTTTTTCCGGTTTGCAACGACCCGGCAAGGCACGGATTTCCGCCTCAAAAAAAACACTTCCGTAAATTTCCGTAAATTTCCGGTTTTTTCCGCTTTGAAAATGTCCACTTTGAAAATTTTTCTGACCACAGACTCCGTTGAACCGGGTTTTTCGCGGAGGAAGAGCTAGAAGTTCCCGCTGTGGATCAGAAACACACACTTTGCGGCTGAATTGAGCCGGATGGACACAGGCCGGCGGGTTTGGTAATATAACTATGAACAATACTTACGATGGAGAAAACGATGATGGAAGAACAAAATATTCAGCAGCGCCTGGCTGAATTCATCAGCAGGGAGACAGAATACTGGGATTTCTGGGGCAGCATTCGCATTGTAAAAGACGGAAAGATTCTCTGGGAGACCAGCCGGGGATACTCCTGCGCTGAGTTCGGCGTGAAGAACACCATGTCCACCCGGTTTACCATCGCATCGGTGTCAAAGCAGTTTACCGCTTTTGCAGTAATGCTTCTGTATGACAGGGGCCTTTTATCCCTGAACACGGATGCGAATCTGTATCTTCCGGAAGATATGCGGATCCCCGCCGGAATTACCGTTCATGATCTTCTTGCCCATACCTCCGGACTGTATAACTTCTACAACTTCGAGGATGACTTCTATATCGGGGAGGACAGACTGCCTTATGACCGAAAAGCATTCCTCAGCAAATGGATCCTGAAGCAGCCGATGAACGCCCCGGGAGAATCGTTCAATTACAACAATTCAAATTACAACCTGCTGGCCTGGATCATTGAATATGTATCAAAACAGTCCTACGCGGAATTCCTGCATGAAAACATATTCCTTCCGCTGGGGATGACCGGCACCGTGTTTGATGACGGCCTGGCGGTCCGCGAAAACAAGGCAAACAATTATATGCATGATTACGGGCGGATTGTTCGTGTACCGTATGTCAACAATCTGTTTCTGACAGGAGCCGGGGCATTGGTTTCGAACTGTGACGATCTGCAGAAGTGGTATGACTGCCTGAAGCGGCGGAAGCTGCTATCCGCACCGGCGTATGAAAGGTTCTTTACTGAAAACATGAATCATTACTGCTATGGGCTGGAACGGCATGACCGGAACGGCGTAACGGTGTATGCCCACGGCGGTGACGCCAACGGGATTGCGGCCTATACGCAGTACTTTTTTGAGGACGATCTATGCATCATCATTCTTTCCAACAATGAATCGCTGAACCAGTACCGGCTGGGGGAAGGCATTGCCGGCATTCTGTATGGAAAAGAACCGCAGCATGCTGTCAGACCGGATGCAATACCGGTTACGGAAGAGGAACTCCGGAAGTTCACCGGCACATATCTTCCCGGCAAAATCCATATTGAAGTAAAAAACGGAAAACTGTATCTGGTACGTGTCAACCAGAACATCCACATTGAACTGTACTGCATCGGCCCCAATACATTTATCCGCAGACATGAGGAGCAGAGCTATACGCACGATCTGCTGCCGGAAGGCGCGGAAAAACCGACTGTATGGGGATATGAACTGGTCGGTAAAGATTTTATGTAATCGTGGGAAAGCAGTGAAGACCGGACAAAAGCCGGCATTTACGGAGGGAATCATGCTTCAGCTGATCAGGAGGTGCCCGGAATTCGCGGAGGGATACAAAGCATACTGCCGGGAATTATATGATCACAATGTTGTGTTTTTCAGGCCCTCGAATCCGAAGTATCTGGAAGGCGACTGGTTTGAACGCACAAAGGACTGGTATGACCGGAAGGAAAAGGGACTTTTGGAGGGCCAGCCTGTAGGCTTTCATTACTGGGCGGTGGATGACGGCAGGTTCATCGGAGAGTTTCAGCTGAGGACAGAGTTTCCCCCGAAGGTAATGCTGGATATCGGAAGCGTAGGCTATGCGGTCAGGGTATCGGAATGGAACAAGGGATACGGAACGCAGATCCTGCGCTTCGGCCTGGCAATCGCAAGAGAGCATGGCATGGAAAAAGTGCTGCTGAACATCAACGAAAAGAATGCGGCGTCCATTCATCTCTGCGAAAAGATGGGCGGGGAGCTTTGGGATACCATTGAGAGGCATAACGAAGCAGAAGGCAATCATCTTGTCAGACGTTACTGGATCATGCTGTAAGCTGCAAAAAAGATATAACAGCCTGCCGGATCAGTCTCCGGCGCTGACAGATACGGCCGCCAGCCGGCGCTTCGGACTTGCTTGTTGAAGTATATGCGATATGCTATAATTTGATCGGGAATGAATCAATACCGGTTATGCGTTTTCGATAACCGGATGATCGAAATACAGACGGAGGAAAAGACAGTGAAACATACCAGGTGGGGGATATCGTTAGCCGCAGATGTTCCGGCTCCGCGCAAGGTCTGATAAAGGACGAAACCTGCACGGAGCGATCGGGACCTTTTCGTCCGGTCAGGCTTTGCGCCGCATGAAAACAAAAACATGTAAGGAGCAAAGCCATGAAAAAACATTCATTGAAACAACTTCACAGTTTTCTTCTGCTGTGGGGATCACAGACCGTATCCCAGCTTGGGACGGCCATGACGGATTATGCGGTGATTATCTGGGTATACAGCCGGAGGGGAACCGCGTCCAGTGTGACCCTGTTGACAGTATGCACTTTCCTGCCGACGATCTTTTTCCGCTTCCTGGCCGGAAGCATGGTGGACCGGCAGAACAAAAAGCGGATCATGCTGATTGCGGACCTGGTAGCAGCCTGCGGAACGCTGGCTGTGTTTGTGCTGCATTCCGCGGAGGTCCTGGAGATCTGGCACCTGTATGTGATCAATTTCCTGCTCAGCCTCATGAACGCCTTCCAGGAACCGGCGTCTTTTGTCGCTGTCAGTATGCTGGTGCCGAAGGAACACTATGCCCGGGCCGGCGGCCTGCAGGGATTCAGCGGAGCCGCCGTATCCATCCTGGCCCCGGCGCTGGGCGCGCTGCTGCTGGCCTGCGGCGGGCTGGAACTGGTGCTGGTGATCGACCTGGCGACATTTGCTGTTGCCTTCCTGATACTGCTGTTCCTGATCCGGATTCCGGAGTCGGAACGGCAGGCAACGGAAGAGGAATCCTTCTCAAAAACCTGCTTGGCAGGGATCCGCTATCTGAAAGATCATACGGCCATCCTGCGGATTACGCTGTTCCTGGCGGTGATCAATTTCCTGGCGAAGCTGGGTAACGACGGAATGCTTTCTCCCTTTATCCTGGGCAGGACGGGCAATAACCAGTCCGTGCTGGGCATGGTGGAAAGCTTTACGGCCCTGGGCGTGCTGGCCGGGAGTTTACTGGCAACGCTGGTGAAACCGGCAAGGAAACGGGCCCGGTTAATCTTTATTGCCACAGGCCTGGTCTTTTCCGGAAACATTATCCAGGGCCTGGCGCAGCAGCCGTGGCTGTGGTGCGCGGCGGCGTTCGGCAGCTATCTGATGGCAGCCGTAATGAACGTGAACATGGATATCCTGATGCGGGAGAAGGTTCCGGTGGAGATGCAGGGACGGGTGTTCTCCGCGAAGAGCACCCTGCAGAATTTCACGATCCCGCCTGCCCTCCTGCTGGGCGGCCTGCTGGCGGACACGGTGTTTGAGCCGTTTATGATGAAAGAATCTCCGGCACAGCAGGCACTGTCCGGACTTTTCGGGACAGGAAAAGGAACCGGCATCGGGCTGATGTTCTTTATCATCGGGATTGCCGGGATGCTGGTCAGTTTCACCCGGCTGCGGAAGCCGGTCTACAGGGAACTGGACCGGACGGAAACAGAACCATTACAGGAAAAGGGAATGGAGGTAACAATGATGAACAATAAAGCAATTGCTTTTTTCAGCGGATTCCCGGACCGCAGGTTTACGGATGAGATTGCCGGACGCCTGGCAAAAGAGCTGCCCGTGCGCCGGTGCATTGTGTTTATCACCGCCTGCCCGGTGGACTATCAGCAGAATGACGAGGACTCTGCCGGGATGCACGGGATGTTTGAGGAATACGGCATCGGCTTTGACCGGTTCTGCGTGGTTGACGCCAGGATGGAGCCCGCTGACGCGCAGCAGTGGGCCCGGGAAGCAGACTGCTTTTTCCTGATGGGCGGCGGAGTCTGCGCCGAGCAGATGCAGCTGATGCGTGACAAAGGCATCTATGATATTGTCCGGGACGGACCGGCCATGGTCCTGGGCGTCAGCGCCGGCTCCATGAATATGGGAAAAACCACGGTGGATATCTGGGAATCCCTCGAGCCGTATGAAGGGCTCGGGTTTGCCGATATTACGATGATCGGCCACTTCAGTTATGACGACACGGAACGGCTGCGCCTCATGAAGGCGGTTTCCATGGAGAGGCCTGTCTGTGCCATGGAGGATGAGAGCGCGATCTTCATCAAAAACAGCAAGGCTGAAATCATTGGAATTATTCATCGGATTGACAAGGGTGAGATCAGGCCGTTTACAGAAGAAGATGTACGGTTCTGAAGAACGGACTTCGGATATGCTGCAACAAATCCAGTTGCAGCCTGGGTTGCACTTCTAGAATTGTCCGGAAAGGCAGAATTGTACCTTAAAAAATGAATGGTCAGACCTGGTCAAATGCGGTAAACAAGGCTTTTTGATAACTTAACCGGAAAAAGCCGGTCACTGTAAGCGGAGCGAGGTTGGAATTCATAAATCTCGATTTCGGGACCAAAAGGCCGTGGATGAGCGAGCCGAACGTCAGCACAGCGTGCTGTCCGCCGCAGGCGGAAGAGAGGCGAACGAATCAATCGAAACGAGCAATGCGACCGCTCCAAGGGAGCAGTGCGAAGATTGAGATTGCGTTTCGAATCCCGCCACTTCGACGATTCCCCAAAGGGGAATCATGACTATTGAACCGTATCGAATCCCGCCACTTCGATTTCCCGGGACATTGAAAATCAGTACTCCTGGGGTTTTTGCTTTTGTTGAAATACCGCAACCGCACCGCAACGGGATTTTGCTGATGAACAAAAAAACGGGAATTGCCACATTCCCGTTTTTCCTGGAGTAAAAAACATATGCTTTGATTTCACTGAATTAACTTCCGATATCGTCGGCTATCATGTAAAGCTCTTCACTATAATTATCCTTCCGTCCACATTGATGGAAGCATAAGCCGTGAATCAAAAGACAAATCATCCACGGATATGAGCCAACCGTAATACGATTGGCCTCCTACGGGGATCTCGCATGATACCCAGACGGTGCTTTCTGTCAGGTATTGGCCCCACCCGGTTCTCTGACCGTCCTGGTCAAGGCTGGTCAGTATCTGCACTTCCGTTCCTTCCGGTATCAGGCCGAGTTCATTGTCGGGAACGATTTTTCCGCTTCCATCAAAGTGATAAGCCTGAGTTCCGCCGCTCTTTTTCACACGGGCCAGGGTTGAAATACTTCCTTTTCCGCTTTCTTCCACAAAAGACTGCTGGATATAAAAGGGGAATGTTTCATATGTTTGCTCATCCACCCAAGTTCTTCCCTCGCAGAAATACAGGGGCATTTTTTTGCTCCCTGTGATTCCGAGAATAAACAGCGGGTCATTCTGATATACTTCACCGACACTGCTGCCGGAAACGATGGCGCTGGGCTGTTTGAGCATTCCCCATTGCGGAATGAGTAACGGTTCTCCTCCGGTTGAAAAGTCAAGATAGTCATCCCGGACATATCCGCTCACGCTTGCGTTTCGCACCCTGTGCCATCCATCTGCGGAATTATGCCAGTCAAAGATCAGGTCTACAACTGTGCCCGGATAGAGTTTACATACAGAGGCAGATTTGATATCTGTATCTGCCCGAACATTAATTGGCAGATCTGCCCGGTCAGAATGTATTCTTGCGTGTCCAAGATTATCTGTCCAGGAAATTTTCTCCATGATGCAGTCGCCGTACAGGATTTCATTATCCTGAAGATGTGCTTCCACATGAACGTAGGTTTCGTCAATTGTACCCAGAACATACAAAAGCGTATTCTCGGGAATCTGGTGTTCCTTACCTTCCAGATCAATCAAAGAGATTTGCCCATCTGGATCAGGATAAGCAATTCTTCCGTATGGTGCGTTTACAGCAACCGGAATGCCTTCCTGCAGATAGGATTTCATCATCCAGCCTGTACGTCCGCCGATGGTTATGTGTACCCAGCCATCTTTTTCTTCATCAGCGGTATAATGAGCACCATTATAGTACTGGCCGATGATTTTACCTTTGGGTGTCTCACGCAGCTTCACCCTGGCATCGATGTCCTTACCAGCGACGGAAACAATGCCCTCCGTAGTTGAACTTGCCTGAGCCAGCGAAATGCCAGCCAGCAGTAAAAGTATGAGACAGAATATAATTTTCTTGCGCACAATCAATGACCCCCTTTTACCAAGATAACGATCCTGAATGTGATTTCTGTTCCGCATCACAAGAAAATCAAAATATTTCTTCTGGGTTTCTTTTCAATCAGATATCCCGGCAGACCGGAACTACCGGCACATTATTACCTAAACACAAACACGATATCATCTGAAGCGGCATCACTAATTCCGCCTGCTTTCCCGTAACACCTGCATGCGGAAACATTGTGTTTATGAGTAAGCAGAAACATTTTGCGGCAGCCCAGGGCTTTCGAATGTTCATGAATAAACCGGACCAGTTCCGTTCCGTAACCCTGATTCTGCCATCCTTCCATAATGTCAATTGCATGCAGATAGTATACTTTTTGCCCGTCCGGCTCATTCAGGACATAGCCGTAGGCAAATCCGACTGCTTTTCCATTTTCTTCGGCAATATATCCGTATGCGTTCTTTTCATTCAAAAATGCCTTCAGTACCGCTTCATCGTATTTCGTATTCTCATCATCAACAAAGTCGAGCATCAGCGCAAGATTATGTTCGGCCAGCAGTTCACATTTCATATCATCCGACCTCAACTTCCGTTTTTTTGTGCAAGATCACCAAAGGTATTCAGAGCCTCAGCTGCCCTGCATATTCATCATGATCTGTTCAATCGCCAGGGCGGCTTCATACAGCCTGTACTCATCCTTTCCGTACAGGATTACCGTTTCATTCACGCCGTTCGGATCCTTTTGTTTTCCCGCCACCGTCACAGTCGGCAGGCCGCAGAAATGCATGATGCTTGTCGGTCCTGTCATCAGGACAGCGTCATAATGCTCAATCTCAGCCGTAACCCGTGCGATGGCTTCCCTGCGTACCTCCAGGGCATCCAGATAAGGCTTCCCCTGAAGTCCGCCCGGTGTCTCATCCAATGCCGCGCGCAGCAATTTGTCTCCGTACTTCATCATGGTATCCGGATTGGCTTCGTAGTACGCGACGATCTCGGCCAGGGTTTTCCGTTTCGCTGTGGATTTTGCCAGATAGTCTTCCAGCATCGGCCGGAATTCCCACCGCATGATCGTTACCATTTCAGGTGCCGCACCCTGATCCACTTCCCCGATCACAGCCCCGCCCGCTTTCAGCTTCTTGAGCAGGCTGTCCAGGAAGCGTTTCCGACTTTCTTCAAACGCCTCCTGGTTGGCCCGGTTTACCGCAATGCGAAGTCCTTTCATCTTGAGGGGCTTCAGTTCCGGCAGCGGCTCATCCCGCATGGCGGAATATAGTTTCAGCGTGTCGGTCAGGTTCCGCGCCATGGCTCCCGCACTGTCCAGCGTTCTTGCAATGGGAATAATCCCCTCTGCCGACAGCGTGCCAACCGGCGGTTTCAGTCCGCAGATGCCGTTGAACATCGCACAGCCGGTAACGGAGTGGGACGTATCTGTTCCTACTGCCATCGGTACAATTCCCGCTGCAACCGCCACAGCCGATCCCGAGGAAGAACCGGTGGGCGAAAGCTTCGGATTCACCGCGTGAATCACCTGCCCGCCCCGGGAACTGTATCCGCCGGGCATATTTTCGGTTGTGAAGTTGGCAAACTCCGTCATGTTGGTTTTTCCCAGGATTACCGCACCGTTTC
It encodes the following:
- a CDS encoding beta-lactamase family protein — translated: MEEQNIQQRLAEFISRETEYWDFWGSIRIVKDGKILWETSRGYSCAEFGVKNTMSTRFTIASVSKQFTAFAVMLLYDRGLLSLNTDANLYLPEDMRIPAGITVHDLLAHTSGLYNFYNFEDDFYIGEDRLPYDRKAFLSKWILKQPMNAPGESFNYNNSNYNLLAWIIEYVSKQSYAEFLHENIFLPLGMTGTVFDDGLAVRENKANNYMHDYGRIVRVPYVNNLFLTGAGALVSNCDDLQKWYDCLKRRKLLSAPAYERFFTENMNHYCYGLERHDRNGVTVYAHGGDANGIAAYTQYFFEDDLCIIILSNNESLNQYRLGEGIAGILYGKEPQHAVRPDAIPVTEEELRKFTGTYLPGKIHIEVKNGKLYLVRVNQNIHIELYCIGPNTFIRRHEEQSYTHDLLPEGAEKPTVWGYELVGKDFM
- a CDS encoding GNAT family N-acetyltransferase — translated: MLQLIRRCPEFAEGYKAYCRELYDHNVVFFRPSNPKYLEGDWFERTKDWYDRKEKGLLEGQPVGFHYWAVDDGRFIGEFQLRTEFPPKVMLDIGSVGYAVRVSEWNKGYGTQILRFGLAIAREHGMEKVLLNINEKNAASIHLCEKMGGELWDTIERHNEAEGNHLVRRYWIML
- a CDS encoding MFS transporter — encoded protein: MKKHSLKQLHSFLLLWGSQTVSQLGTAMTDYAVIIWVYSRRGTASSVTLLTVCTFLPTIFFRFLAGSMVDRQNKKRIMLIADLVAACGTLAVFVLHSAEVLEIWHLYVINFLLSLMNAFQEPASFVAVSMLVPKEHYARAGGLQGFSGAAVSILAPALGALLLACGGLELVLVIDLATFAVAFLILLFLIRIPESERQATEEESFSKTCLAGIRYLKDHTAILRITLFLAVINFLAKLGNDGMLSPFILGRTGNNQSVLGMVESFTALGVLAGSLLATLVKPARKRARLIFIATGLVFSGNIIQGLAQQPWLWCAAAFGSYLMAAVMNVNMDILMREKVPVEMQGRVFSAKSTLQNFTIPPALLLGGLLADTVFEPFMMKESPAQQALSGLFGTGKGTGIGLMFFIIGIAGMLVSFTRLRKPVYRELDRTETEPLQEKGMEVTMMNNKAIAFFSGFPDRRFTDEIAGRLAKELPVRRCIVFITACPVDYQQNDEDSAGMHGMFEEYGIGFDRFCVVDARMEPADAQQWAREADCFFLMGGGVCAEQMQLMRDKGIYDIVRDGPAMVLGVSAGSMNMGKTTVDIWESLEPYEGLGFADITMIGHFSYDDTERLRLMKAVSMERPVCAMEDESAIFIKNSKAEIIGIIHRIDKGEIRPFTEEDVRF
- a CDS encoding SH3 domain-containing protein; the encoded protein is MRKKIIFCLILLLLAGISLAQASSTTEGIVSVAGKDIDARVKLRETPKGKIIGQYYNGAHYTADEEKDGWVHITIGGRTGWMMKSYLQEGIPVAVNAPYGRIAYPDPDGQISLIDLEGKEHQIPENTLLYVLGTIDETYVHVEAHLQDNEILYGDCIMEKISWTDNLGHARIHSDRADLPINVRADTDIKSASVCKLYPGTVVDLIFDWHNSADGWHRVRNASVSGYVRDDYLDFSTGGEPLLIPQWGMLKQPSAIVSGSSVGEVYQNDPLFILGITGSKKMPLYFCEGRTWVDEQTYETFPFYIQQSFVEESGKGSISTLARVKKSGGTQAYHFDGSGKIVPDNELGLIPEGTEVQILTSLDQDGQRTGWGQYLTESTVWVSCEIPVGGQSYYGWLISVDDLSFDSRLMLPSMWTEG
- a CDS encoding GNAT family N-acetyltransferase; this encodes MKCELLAEHNLALMLDFVDDENTKYDEAVLKAFLNEKNAYGYIAEENGKAVGFAYGYVLNEPDGQKVYYLHAIDIMEGWQNQGYGTELVRFIHEHSKALGCRKMFLLTHKHNVSACRCYGKAGGISDAASDDIVFVFR
- a CDS encoding amidase, which produces MNQTENALALAGSIGGKNRLNCIAELDETAPEQAKAQEAARQDKLLAGIPVLVKDNIDVKGLHTTAGSLALADNIAREDAPVIRNLRRNGAVILGKTNMTEFANFTTENMPGGYSSRGGQVIHAVNPKLSPTGSSSGSAVAVAAGIVPMAVGTDTSHSVTGCAMFNGICGLKPPVGTLSAEGIIPIARTLDSAGAMARNLTDTLKLYSAMRDEPLPELKPLKMKGLRIAVNRANQEAFEESRKRFLDSLLKKLKAGGAVIGEVDQGAAPEMVTIMRWEFRPMLEDYLAKSTAKRKTLAEIVAYYEANPDTMMKYGDKLLRAALDETPGGLQGKPYLDALEVRREAIARVTAEIEHYDAVLMTGPTSIMHFCGLPTVTVAGKQKDPNGVNETVILYGKDEYRLYEAALAIEQIMMNMQGS